TGCGGGCGAGCACGTCGCCGCGCACGGAGAGGAAGCTGCCGAGCGAGACGTAGACGATGGGGTCGCCGCCGGCGTCGATCCAGTCCTGCACCTCCGCCTCGGGCGCCTCGCGGCGGACGGCCGAGCCGATGAAGGCGTGCGGCGGCAGCAGCTCCGAGCGGTCGGGGTCGTGCAGCTCCTCGGGGTAGTTGAGGAGGAGCACGTCGCCGGCCTCCGCGAAGGCGTCGCGGCTCGGGCGCATGGACGGCGCGAGGACCGCGAGGGCGTCGTTCCACTGCGAGGTGAAGCGGTCGCGCACGCGGACGCAGAGCGCGTGCAGCTCGTCGAGGTCCTCCTCCTCGGGCTCGAAGGCGGCGGGCCAGGCGGGCGGGAAGCCGTAGACCTCGTCGCCGACGGGCAGCGCGCTCGGGTGCCCGAGCACGACGTCCGCGTGCCGGGTGCCGGAGGCGAGGAGCGCGAGGCGCGCGCTGAAGGCGAGGTGGTCGACGATCACCTGGTCGGGACGCACCTCGTCGAGGATCCGCTGCACGGCGCGCGCGGTCTCCACCGGCTCCCAGAGCAGGTCGTCGCTCCGGGCCTCGGCCTGGAAGCGCAGGGTCTCGACCATGCCGCGGCGGGTGGCGGCGAAGAAGCCGCGGAGGGCGTCGTCCTCGCCGGTGGGCTGGTCCTCCGCCTTGATGGTGCCGGGGTTGGAGCCGCGCCCGAGCCGGAGGTCGATGCGCTCGAAGCCGGACGCCTCGACGATGCCCGCGGTGGCGGATCCGGTGGCCACGACCACGCGCTCGCCCGCCTGCCTCCAGGCCGAGGCCAGCGTGATGAGCGGGAAGAGGTGGGACGCGTAGTCCGGGCTGATGACGAGCAGGGTCATGAGGCGCTGAGCTCCCAGAGGGTTCGGTCGTCGGCGGCGGCGACGTCGCGGTAGACGCGGGACAGGGTGCCCGCCATGGCCTGGATGGTGAAGGTGCGGGCGACCATGTCGCGCGCGCGGTCGGCGGCGGCGTCCGCGCGGGGGCCGGCCGCGATGTCGAGCGCGCGGGCGATCCCCGTGCCGAGGGCTGCCGGATCCGTCGTGTCGACGAGGAGGCCCGTCACGCCGTCCTCCACGTAGGTCGCGGGGCCGCCGGACGCGGGCGCGACGACGGGCAGGCCCATCGACATCGCCTCGAGGAGCGCGACGCCGAACTCCTCCTTGATGCTCGCGCAGGCGTACGCGCCGCCGGGCGCGGAGAGGCCGGGCCGGCCGTACCGGACGGCGGCCAGCCAGCGCGTGACGGTGTCGTTGCCGCGGTGGCCGGCGAGGAGGAGGCCCGCGGAGGCGGCGGACGCGTCGGCGGCGCGGGGGTCGGCGGCGACGGCGGCGACGGGATCCGCGCCGGGCGCCGCCTCGAGGACGCGCGTCAGCTGCTCGCGCTCCTCGGGACTGGGCGCGTCGAGGTCGCCGCCCACGATGAGGAGGTTCGCGCGGGCCCGGAGCGCGGGATCCGCCGCCCAGACGTGCGCGAGCGCGGCCATGCCCTTGACGCGCGCGAGGCGCCCCACGGAGATCACGAGCGGCAGGCCGCGGCGCTCCTCGGGGAGGCCCGCGAGCAGCCGGTCGAGCTCGACGAACGCGCGGGCGGGCGCGCCGTCCGCGTCGGCGCCGAGCAGGGCGTCGTCGCGGGCGCGCTCGATGGCGGCGACGTCGATGCCCTCGGCGACCACGCTGTGGCGCTCGGGGTGCGCGTCGACGTCGATGCCGACCAGGCGGCGCATGTCGCGCCGCAGCTCGGGCCGGGGGAAGAGGACGGTGTGCGCGGCGTCGGCCGCGAGGCGCTGCACGAGGCGCACGCGGAACCAGTAGTGCTCGCGCGCGTCGACGGCGCCGAAGCGGTCGCGCGTGAGGGCGCCGGAGCGGTCGAGCGCGTCGACCACGCCGTGCGGGTCCGGCGCGACCGTGAAGACGACGGGGATGCCGAGCTGGCGAGCGACCGTGGAGGCGGCGAGCGTGCCCACGTCGGCCATGCGGAGGTGCACGGCGTCGACGCGGCCGGCGGCGCGGAGCACCCGACGGATCCCCCGCTCGGCGGCGACGCGGTGCGGCCACGCCTCGGGGAGGGAGCGCGGACCGCCGAGCATGGGGATGTGCGCGAAGACGTGGCCGTCATCGCCCGCGGACACCCGGGCGAGGGAGGCGAGCGCCTGGTCGGGGGTGCCGCGGGACAGCGTGATGACGCGGTCGACCGGGCGGTCGGCGACGGTGGCGGCCACGTCGTGGGCCGCGGGGGCGTCGACGGCCGGGCCCGCGGGATCCACGAGCGCGTCGCCGAGCCGCACGAGCAGCGTCGCGATGCCGCCGTTGTCGCCCGCGCCCACGTGCGTGAGGCCCGCGTCGATGTCGGCGTGCAGGAAGAGCTGCACCACCGTGAGGCCCGGGCGCTCGGGCGCGACGGGATGGTCGCCGTGCTGGCGGGCGATGTCGAGCACGGCCAGGCGCGCGACCGCGGCCACCTCGTCGTCGCCGCGCGCGATGTCGGAGACGATGCCGAGGGTCGCCTCGTCCGCGGGCCGGTCGCCCAGCGCGGCCACGGCGGCCGAGCGGGTGAGCGCGCCCTCGGCGGCGTCCTGCGCGACGCGGAGGAGCACGCGCTCCGGGATCCGGCCCCGCACGAGGCCCACGGTCTCGACGAGGCGGGAGCGGGCGCCGTCGCCGCGGATGCCGAGGAGGGCGTTCTCGAGCGCGAGGGCGAGGTGGTCGGGCGCGGATCCGGCCCACTGCTGCAGCGTGCGCTGCGCGAGCATGCCGGGGAAGCCGCCCTCGACCACCATCGCGACGAGGCCGGACACCGCGTCGAAGCGCGGCAGGCGGGTGCCGAACGCCCAGGCGGCGTGCTCGCGGATCCACCGGGTGTCGTGGTCGAGGAGCGCGACGAGCGCGAGGTCGGCGGCCTCGTCGAAGACCTGCGCGAGCGCGTGGATGGCGGCGACCGCGGTGAGCTGGTCGGCGGGGTCGGCGGCGGCGCGGGCGAGGAGGCGCACCGCGCGTCCTCCGCCGTCGCGGCTGGCGGCGACCGTGAGCTCGTCGGCCTCCTGCATCACGTCGAGGATGCGCGCGGCGTGCGCGACCTGGTCGAGGCTCGTCTGGATCCCCATGCTCGTGTCCCCTCTCCGGGTCCGCATACTCCTGCGACGGAGCCGTGAGGCGCCTCACGCGGGAGCGTTCGCTCCCCGGACAGCCTCGCAGCCCTCGCGAGTATTCCTCAGCCGGCTGCGATTCCCCCAGGGAAGCGTCACCAGCGGACATCGCGGAGCCCGCGCGTACGCTGGCGACCATGCCCCGCCCCGCACCGCCCGCCCCGCAGATCCGCTTCGGCATCGTGGGGAGCGGCTGGCGCAGCGCCTTCTTCCTGCGCATCGCGCGGGCCCTCCCGGACCGCTTCGCCGTCACCGGCCTCGTGACGCGGAGCGCCGAGACCGGCCGCGCGCTGGAGGAGGAGTGGGGGATCCGCACCTTCCGCACCACGGCCGAGCTCCTGGCGGATGAGGCGCCGTCCTTCGTCGTCGTCTCCGTGCCGCGGAGCGCCGCGCCCGACGTGATCGCCGACCTCGTCGACCGCGGCGTCGCCGTCCTCACCGAGACGCCGCCCGGCGAGACCGTCGAGGACCTCGAGCGGCTCGACGCGCTCGTGCGCCAGGGGGCGCGGATCGAGGTGGCCGAGCAGTACCCGCTCTCGCCGCTGCTCGCCGCGCAGCTCGCGATCGCAGCGGGAGGCCGGCTCGGGCGGATCAGCCAGGCCGCGGTCGCGCAGTGCCACGACTACCACGGCGTCCGCGTGATGCGCCGGGCCCTCGGCATCGGCTTCGAGGACGCGACCATCACGGCGTCCCGCTTCTCGTCGCCGCTCGTCGCGGGGCCCGACCGGGACGGCGATCCCGTGCGCGAGGAGGTCATGACCGCCGAGCAGACCACCGCGCGCTTCGACTTCGGCGACCGCCTCGGCGTCTACGACTTCGCCGACCGGCAGTACTTCTCCTGGATCCGCCGCAACCGCCTGCTCGTCCGCGGCGAGCGCGGCGAGATCGTCGACGAGCACGTGAGCTGGCTGCTCGACGCGACCACGCCGACGTGGGCCGACATCACGCGCGTCGAGACCGGGCAGGGCGGCAACCTCGAGGGCCTCCACCTCCGCGGCCTGCTGCTCGGCTCCGAGTGGGTCTACGAGAACCCCTTCGCGCCCGGGCGGCTGGCGGACGACGAGATCGCCATCGCGCAGTGCCTCGTCGACATGCACGCGCACGCGGAGGGCGGCCCCTCCACGAACTCGCTCGCCGAGGCGTCGCAGGACCACCACCTCGCGCTCCTCATGCACGAGGCCGCCACCACCGGGAAGGCCGTCCGCAGCACCCGGCGGGCCTGGGCCGACTGACCGGCCCCTCCTCCTCACCTCTCACGGAAGGCACTCGCATGCGCATCGACCTCACCGGATCCACCGCCCTCGTCACGGGCTCCACCCAGGGCATCGGCTACGCCATCGCGGAGGGCCTCCTCGACGCGGGCGCCCGTGTGATCGTCAACGGCCGCGGCGAGGAGGGCACCGCGGCGGCGCGCGACCGGCTGCTCGCGGACCGGCCCGACGCGTCCGTCGAGGTGCTCGCGGCCGACGTCGCGACGGAGGAGGGCGCCGCGCGTGCGGTGGCGGCGTTCCCCGAGGTCGACGTGCTCGTCAACAACCTCGGGATCTTCGGCTCGGCCGACCCGCTCGAGATCACGGACGACGAGTGGCGCCGCTACTTCGAGGTCAACGTGCTCGCGGCCGTGCGCCTCACCCGCGCCTACCTGCCCGGGATGATGTCCCGCGGCTGGGGCCGGGTGCAGTACATCGCGAGCGACTCGGCCGTCGTCACGCCCGTCGAGATGATCCACTACGGCGTCTCGAAGACCGCGCTCCTCGGGGTCTCGCGCGGCTTCGCGAAGGCGGCGGCCGGATCCGGCGTCACCGTCAACTGCGTCATGGCCGGCCCCACGCACACCGGCGGCGTCGAGGCGTTCGCGCGCGAGCTCGTCGGCGACGACCTGCCGTGGGACGAGGCGCAGCGCGAGTTCATGCGGCAGCACCGGCCGCAGTCGCTCATCCAGCGCCTGATCGAGCCCGAGGAGATCGCGCACATGTGCGTGTACCTGGCGTCGAGGCAGGCGTCGGCGACGACCGGCGGGGCGCTGCGGGTGGACGGCGGGTACGTGGACGCGATCCTGCCGTAGCGGGGGCGGCGACGGGGACCGGGCGCGGCCCGCGGACGCGGCGGGCCCAGTCCGGCCCGGCCCCACTCGTCGCGAGCCGGCGCTCAGCCCGCCAGGTGCCGCCGGATCGCCTCGATGCCGAGCTCCACCTCGCGGAACGACGTCGTCAGCGGGCTGAGGCCGAGGCGGAGGCCGGACGGCGCGCGGAAGTCGGGGATCACGCCCTCCTCCCACAGCGCCCCCACGATCTCGCGGAACCGCGGGTGGTCGACGCTCACGTGGCTGCCGCGCCGGTCCTCCTCCCG
The nucleotide sequence above comes from Clavibacter sp. B3I6. Encoded proteins:
- a CDS encoding SDR family NAD(P)-dependent oxidoreductase; translation: MRIDLTGSTALVTGSTQGIGYAIAEGLLDAGARVIVNGRGEEGTAAARDRLLADRPDASVEVLAADVATEEGAARAVAAFPEVDVLVNNLGIFGSADPLEITDDEWRRYFEVNVLAAVRLTRAYLPGMMSRGWGRVQYIASDSAVVTPVEMIHYGVSKTALLGVSRGFAKAAAGSGVTVNCVMAGPTHTGGVEAFARELVGDDLPWDEAQREFMRQHRPQSLIQRLIEPEEIAHMCVYLASRQASATTGGALRVDGGYVDAILP
- a CDS encoding glycosyltransferase yields the protein MGIQTSLDQVAHAARILDVMQEADELTVAASRDGGGRAVRLLARAAADPADQLTAVAAIHALAQVFDEAADLALVALLDHDTRWIREHAAWAFGTRLPRFDAVSGLVAMVVEGGFPGMLAQRTLQQWAGSAPDHLALALENALLGIRGDGARSRLVETVGLVRGRIPERVLLRVAQDAAEGALTRSAAVAALGDRPADEATLGIVSDIARGDDEVAAVARLAVLDIARQHGDHPVAPERPGLTVVQLFLHADIDAGLTHVGAGDNGGIATLLVRLGDALVDPAGPAVDAPAAHDVAATVADRPVDRVITLSRGTPDQALASLARVSAGDDGHVFAHIPMLGGPRSLPEAWPHRVAAERGIRRVLRAAGRVDAVHLRMADVGTLAASTVARQLGIPVVFTVAPDPHGVVDALDRSGALTRDRFGAVDAREHYWFRVRLVQRLAADAAHTVLFPRPELRRDMRRLVGIDVDAHPERHSVVAEGIDVAAIERARDDALLGADADGAPARAFVELDRLLAGLPEERRGLPLVISVGRLARVKGMAALAHVWAADPALRARANLLIVGGDLDAPSPEEREQLTRVLEAAPGADPVAAVAADPRAADASAASAGLLLAGHRGNDTVTRWLAAVRYGRPGLSAPGGAYACASIKEEFGVALLEAMSMGLPVVAPASGGPATYVEDGVTGLLVDTTDPAALGTGIARALDIAAGPRADAAADRARDMVARTFTIQAMAGTLSRVYRDVAAADDRTLWELSAS
- a CDS encoding Gfo/Idh/MocA family protein; this translates as MPRPAPPAPQIRFGIVGSGWRSAFFLRIARALPDRFAVTGLVTRSAETGRALEEEWGIRTFRTTAELLADEAPSFVVVSVPRSAAPDVIADLVDRGVAVLTETPPGETVEDLERLDALVRQGARIEVAEQYPLSPLLAAQLAIAAGGRLGRISQAAVAQCHDYHGVRVMRRALGIGFEDATITASRFSSPLVAGPDRDGDPVREEVMTAEQTTARFDFGDRLGVYDFADRQYFSWIRRNRLLVRGERGEIVDEHVSWLLDATTPTWADITRVETGQGGNLEGLHLRGLLLGSEWVYENPFAPGRLADDEIAIAQCLVDMHAHAEGGPSTNSLAEASQDHHLALLMHEAATTGKAVRSTRRAWAD
- a CDS encoding nucleotide disphospho-sugar-binding domain-containing protein; translation: MTLLVISPDYASHLFPLITLASAWRQAGERVVVATGSATAGIVEASGFERIDLRLGRGSNPGTIKAEDQPTGEDDALRGFFAATRRGMVETLRFQAEARSDDLLWEPVETARAVQRILDEVRPDQVIVDHLAFSARLALLASGTRHADVVLGHPSALPVGDEVYGFPPAWPAAFEPEEEDLDELHALCVRVRDRFTSQWNDALAVLAPSMRPSRDAFAEAGDVLLLNYPEELHDPDRSELLPPHAFIGSAVRREAPEAEVQDWIDAGGDPIVYVSLGSFLSVRGDVLARIAAALRDLDVRVALATGSTDPAELGDLPADWLVRPFLPQVTLLGHADLAVTHGGNNSVTEAATAGVPMLVLPLSTDQFAGAAALEEAGLGIALAPNVATVTELRQAAKALLNPSGMQRAGLDAIAASLTRSPGPQRAYQALAGGIRPEQAAR